The Kribbella jejuensis region TACGTCGGGACCGGCCGTCCATGTGCCCGGATCGGTCTCGGCCGAGCAGGTGAGGTCGGAGGTCGACTTCGCGAGGTACTTCACTTCCATGCTTTTCGGCAGCCACCGCTTCCCTGCCGGGATCGTCGCCTCCGCGAGCGCCCCCATGGCGGCCTCCAAACCGTTGCACACGGCAATCGCATGCACAGTCCCGATGTGGTTCAGGACGGCCCGCCGCTTGCGCAACCGGAGTGCCGCGTAGTTGGGACTGACCTGAACGAACCGCGGCCGCACGGACCGGAAGTACGGCGCCCGCCAGGTGAACCCCCAGGAAAACACCCGCTCCCCACCCGGCACCCCACGCAACCGCTCCCACAACCCCAGCACCTGACTCATCCCCACATGTTACCCACCAGTCACTTCCCGGTGAAGCTGTCCGCTCGAGAAATGTTCCCGCGGCTAGCAACGTCGCGGCCCGGTCGCACGTCCAGGTGAGGAAACGAGGAGGGTGCGCGATGAAAGAGTTGAGTCTGGGGATCGCCGCCGCGGCCGTGATCGCAGGTGCTCTGTGGGCTGTACTCCCGGAAGCTGCGAGCGGGCCGCGACCGGCGGGCGGCGTGCCTCGGATCGTGAATTCCGATACGGACAGTCCCAGTGGAATGGAGGCTGCGCTCGTCACCACGTTGACCGTCGACGCGAACGGCTGCGTTCGCGGGGGCGGGGGCGTGACGCTCGTGTGGCCGCGTGGGTACACCGTGCGCGGCGACGCACAGTCCTTCCAAGTCCTCGACGGAGGGAACCAGGTGGTCGCGCAGTCAGGTGTACAGCTCACCATCGGCGGCGGTGGCGCCGACAACCTCCGGGACACCTGGACCGACCGGGACTGCGCCGGCGGGCAGCTCTGGATGGTCGGACACGCTTCCCACTAGCAATTAGCTGAAGGTGAGGGTGAGGGTGCCGGTTCGGGTCAGGAGGGGTGGGTGGGCTGTCAGGACGGCGCGGGTTATCTCGGGGCCCCAGATGGTGGCGAGTTTCGGGTCGGTGAGGGGGATGGGCTCGAGTTGGATCAGGAGGTCGCCCTCGTAGCCGATGGTCAGGTTGTCGACGATGATCGTGTGGCCGTCGTGGACCGGGCGGCCGTTGAGGATCAGGTGCCAGACGAGTTCGGTCGGCTCGTTGTCCAGCTCCCATGTGTCGGTCAGCCCGGCCGGCGACAGACTCCGGTGCCAGGAGCGGATGCCTGCCTCGGCGGGGTAGGCGTGCGCGAGGTCCAGGCCCGCGGCGGTCATGCCGGTCGCGCGGTACGAGCGGCCGGCCTGCTGCGAGAAGCCGTTGATCCGCGGCAGGTTGTGGTAGTCGCTCTGCATCGTGAAGATCTCGTAGCGCTCCGGCGAGAACGTCTGCCGGGTGTACGTACCGACGCCGAGGTCGATCACCCGCGGTACGCCGTGCTTCGCGACGACGAATGTCCCGACGTCGTTGTGATTGTGCGACTCGTCGTTGTGCCCGCCCTTCCACGCCAGCAACAACTCGTCCGTCCGCCGGACCACCACCTCGGTCTGCGGAAGGTAGACGTTCTGATCCTCGACGACCTCCTCGTCGACCATCAGCCCCGGTTCGAGCAGCGCGCCGACGACCCGGAGCATCGACGGGATCTGCGGTACCAGCGGATCGTCCTGGCGCCGGATCGCCCGCGCGTGCCGGCGTGCTGCCGGTTCGCCGGTGTGGACGCCCAGCCGATAGAGCGGGTACGCCGCCGAGGGATCGGCCAGCTGCGCCGGGCAGTCCGCGAAGTTCACGTACCACCGGTCGGCGATGTGCATGGCCGGCAGGTACGCCGTGATCGGCCGCAGCTTGGGATGACCGAATCCGTCGAGCCGGCCGGACGTTGCGTCGTACAACAACACCAGGTTGTCCGCGAGCGATCCGCCGGCGCGGGTCCAGTACGAGGCGCCCTCGTCGCAGCCTCCGTCGTCCGGGTACGAGTCCAGGAACACGTCGAGTCCTTGGACGACGAGGTCGACGATCCGGGCGCGCCGTACCGGGTCGGGCTCGAGGAGCAGCGCGCAGGCGGTGATGTTCGAGTGGATCCAGGGGTTCCAGTTGTTGGTGAATCCAACGAGCCAGCGCCAGTCCCGGACCTCGAGGAACGGCGTCAGCACCCGCCGGTCGACCTCGGCCGCGATCCGCCGCCGGGTCGGCTCGTCCAGCACCGGACCCAGCAGGTGCTGCACCCAAGCGAGCAGTCCGCCCGTTTCGGCACAGAACAGATCCAGGTCTCGATCACCCGGCCGCGGCAACGCCTCGCCGCGCGCGATCGCCGACGACGCATGCGCCGGCAGGGTCCACGTCGCCTCGTCGCAGACCAGCCAGACCCCGTCCACCACATCCGCGATCCACCGCTCGGACCCTGTCAACAGAGCGGCCAACGCACTGAGGACGATCCGCCGCCGGCGCTCGAAGTACGGCGTCTCGTAGCTGACGCGGTCGCCCTCGCGCTGATACCGCGCAAAGTCCCGCGCCAACAGCACGGGCCACTCCCGGGCCGCCGTTTTCTCTGCGTCGGCAAGCACCGCGGCCCGGTCGGCCGCAGGCACGTCCGACCAGGCCGAAGCACCGATTCCCGGCAGGAGCTGCCCTACCTCCCCCAGGGTTTGCTCGAGCAACTCGGCCGGCAACAGTTCCCGCAACGTCCGGCCCATCGGCCCGACCTGTCAGCCGACCTCGGCCATGATTTCGTCCGAGACGTCGAAGTTGGCGTAGACGTTCTGGACGTCGTCGCTGTCCTCGAGGGCGTCGATCAGGCGGAAGATCTTGCCGGCGCCGTCGGCGTCCAGTTCCACCGTCATCGACGGGACGAACTGGACGTCGGCGGAGTCGTAGTCGATGCCGGCGTCCTGCAGGGCGGTCCGGGCCGCGACCATGTCGGTGGCCTCGGTGATGATCTCCCAGGAGTCACCGAGGTCGTTCACCTCGTCGGCGCCGGCCTCGAGCACGGCCTCCATCACGTCGTCCTCGGACAGCGACTTACCGTCCTGGTCCTTGGCGACGACGATCACGCCCTTGCGGTTGAACAGGTAGGCGACCGAGTTCGGGTCGGCGAGCGAGCCACCGTTGCGGGACATCGCCGTCCGTACGTCGGCGGCGGCCCGGTTGCGGTTGTCGGTGAGGCACTCGACCAGCATCGCGACGCCGTTCGGGCCGTAGCCCTCGTACATGATCGTCTGGTACTCGGCACCGCCGGCCTCGGCCCCGGAACCACGCTTGACCGCGCGGTCGATGTTGTCGTTCGGGACCGACGACTTCTTCGCCTTCTGGATGGCGTCGTACAGGGTCGGGTTCCCGCCAGGGTCGCCACCGCCCATCCGGGCGGCCACCTCGATGTTCTTGATCAGCTTCGCGAAGAGCTTGCCGCGCTTCGCGTCGATGACGGCCTTCTTGTGCTTCGTGGTGGCCCACTTGGAGTGGCCTGACATGGCGAACCAACCCTTCTGACTGCTACGAACGTCTACCGGCCGCGGACCAGCTCGGCGAAGTAGCCGTGCAGCCTGGCGTCCCCGGTCATCTCCGGATGGAACGACGTGGCCAGCAACCGATCGTGGCGAACCGCGACGATCCTACCTGCGGCCGGGCCCGACCTCACCGTCGAGAGTACCTCGACGTCCTGTCCGACGCGCTCCACCCACGGTGCACGGATGAACACCGCGTGGTACGGCGTGTCCAGCGCCGCGAACTCGAGGTCGGACTCGAACGAGTCGACCTGCCGCCCGAACGCGTTCCGGCGGACCGTCACGTCCAGCCCGCCGAGCGTCTCCTGGCCGGCGATCCCGCCGGTGATCTCGTTGGCCAGCATGATCATCCCTGCGCAGGTCCCGAACACGGGCATCCCGTCCGCGATCCGCTTCTGCAGCGGTTCGAACAGGTCGAACGTCCGGGCCAGTTTGTACATCGTCGTCGACTCGCCGCCCGGCAGCACCATCGCGTCGACCTGCTCGAGCTCCGCGGGCCGACGGACCGCACGCGCCTCGACGCCGACCGACGTCAGCATCGCAAGGTGCTCCCGCACATTGCCCTGCAGTGCGAAGACACCGATCACACTCACAGGGTCACTCTCCGTTGCCAGTTGAGCGTGACCTCGATGCGGCCCTCG contains the following coding sequences:
- a CDS encoding hotdog fold domain-containing protein, with amino-acid sequence MSQVLGLWERLRGVPGGERVFSWGFTWRAPYFRSVRPRFVQVSPNYAALRLRKRRAVLNHIGTVHAIAVCNGLEAAMGALAEATIPAGKRWLPKSMEVKYLAKSTSDLTCSAETDPGTWTAGPDVPVQVKATRDDGTVVVEGTIHLWVTDKKT
- a CDS encoding heparinase II/III family protein, which translates into the protein MGRTLRELLPAELLEQTLGEVGQLLPGIGASAWSDVPAADRAAVLADAEKTAAREWPVLLARDFARYQREGDRVSYETPYFERRRRIVLSALAALLTGSERWIADVVDGVWLVCDEATWTLPAHASSAIARGEALPRPGDRDLDLFCAETGGLLAWVQHLLGPVLDEPTRRRIAAEVDRRVLTPFLEVRDWRWLVGFTNNWNPWIHSNITACALLLEPDPVRRARIVDLVVQGLDVFLDSYPDDGGCDEGASYWTRAGGSLADNLVLLYDATSGRLDGFGHPKLRPITAYLPAMHIADRWYVNFADCPAQLADPSAAYPLYRLGVHTGEPAARRHARAIRRQDDPLVPQIPSMLRVVGALLEPGLMVDEEVVEDQNVYLPQTEVVVRRTDELLLAWKGGHNDESHNHNDVGTFVVAKHGVPRVIDLGVGTYTRQTFSPERYEIFTMQSDYHNLPRINGFSQQAGRSYRATGMTAAGLDLAHAYPAEAGIRSWHRSLSPAGLTDTWELDNEPTELVWHLILNGRPVHDGHTIIVDNLTIGYEGDLLIQLEPIPLTDPKLATIWGPEITRAVLTAHPPLLTRTGTLTLTFS
- a CDS encoding YebC/PmpR family DNA-binding transcriptional regulator; amino-acid sequence: MSGHSKWATTKHKKAVIDAKRGKLFAKLIKNIEVAARMGGGDPGGNPTLYDAIQKAKKSSVPNDNIDRAVKRGSGAEAGGAEYQTIMYEGYGPNGVAMLVECLTDNRNRAAADVRTAMSRNGGSLADPNSVAYLFNRKGVIVVAKDQDGKSLSEDDVMEAVLEAGADEVNDLGDSWEIITEATDMVAARTALQDAGIDYDSADVQFVPSMTVELDADGAGKIFRLIDALEDSDDVQNVYANFDVSDEIMAEVG
- the pdxT gene encoding pyridoxal 5'-phosphate synthase glutaminase subunit PdxT, with amino-acid sequence MSVIGVFALQGNVREHLAMLTSVGVEARAVRRPAELEQVDAMVLPGGESTTMYKLARTFDLFEPLQKRIADGMPVFGTCAGMIMLANEITGGIAGQETLGGLDVTVRRNAFGRQVDSFESDLEFAALDTPYHAVFIRAPWVERVGQDVEVLSTVRSGPAAGRIVAVRHDRLLATSFHPEMTGDARLHGYFAELVRGR